ACacgtaaacatttttattttgtatttatgaaAATAGTTAAAATCAGGCCACATCTCGTTCGTTGATTAATATGCGGTTCGAGACAGTATTGTGGCTCAGAtcgattttatttcatttttcgagtccattgattttttttttgcttaagcAAATATGTAATGTAGGTCTATgctgcatttttaaaaaacatctAATTGTTAAGCTACCGTTAACCAAAACTATTACTGTTTTGAGCCATTTACTGCAGGCTCTTAAAGCTACTTTTATTcgattaaaatgaatttaatattaatatataatgtGAGCGAGCACAAATATAATGGACCAGACAAAAAATCACGTAGATTGGTATGGGACAGaacaaatctattttttttacacaagTAATAAATTTAGTTCGGCTTGCAATAGGTGGTGTTATAAATAACGCACAAGTACTATGAGTATATGGCaggctcaaaaaaaaattatatttacgtCTGCTCGGGACGCTCCGCATGCGCCCCCatataatcataattttttgttggttttagtctattttgcttttattttttgtttcatttgttACCAAATGtgtattgttttaataagattgtttttataaaagtaattagaaagtaaacaaattttctaaGTGAAGAAAAGACTACATATTATAGCTTCCATTGAAATATGgaatatttcataataattaatcaatattttatttcaatattataAGTTCACGATTAAGTTTGGGAGACTAGTTTACGCGGACACGGAcagacaaattaataaatatgaacCTAGTATTCGGGGTTTCACGTTAGCTTCAAATTCAAACTGTTCCCACAAAAAGTGATCCATGAAAATACCGTTGCCCAAATACTTGTGGCAGGTTTTCtcaatcagctgtttttttgtcTGTGCGCTCGATAGCTGCGTAGCCCTGTTCGTTGTTAATCGCCATCCCTGGCACATCGATGGTTTGCTGCgagaaaaggcaaaaaatcGATACATCGACTGCCAACTATCGCACTCATCTGCCATCCCTAACGGCACGCACTACATTTTTTCGTACTTGTttggttaaattttattacctaCAGAAGGCCAGCAAATTGAGCAGCAATGGGTAAACGGCGGACGCAATCCCTGATCGACTCCAATTCCAGTGATAGCGACAGCGAATCGGAGACCAATCTGGAATCGGTGAGTGGAGTAAAAATAGGGTGAAACCTGGTCCTCGCCCCTTTCTCCATATTGCGATGTAACGAAAATCAATGCGGATTTGTGTCTAAcgtatattatatataatccACAGGACCTGATGTCGTTGGCCAAAAAGCGCAAGAAGCCCCAAACGGCGGCTAAATCAAGTTCCCGCTCCGACTCCGATTCCGACTGGGCCAACAACAAAGCCGGGGCCCCCGCCTccaagaagaagaagcgtCAGAAGGCCAGCAGGGACTCCAGCTCGTCGGAGTCAAATTGGGATGACGACAGCCAGGATGAGGAGCCGCAGGCGAGGCAAAGTCCTGCCCAAGCGGCGCAAGCGGAGCAAAAGCCGCCTGCGGAGGCTGCCAAGCCCGCCCAACTCAGCGAGCATGAGGAGGGCGAGGTGTCCGACAGCGATTCCGACAAGTCCAAATCGAACTCCTCCTCTTCAGGGTCTGATTCCTCGAGCTCCTCGTCCTCCAGCTCCGATTCGGAGTTCGATGACGGCTTCGACGACGACCTAATGGGCGACGAGGAGGATCGAAGGCGACTCAATGGTCTGTCCGAAAAGGAGCGGGAAACGGAGATCTACAAGCGCATTGAGCAGCGCGAGATAATGCGCACGCGCTGGGAAATCGAGAGAAAACTAAAGTTGGCCAGGCGTGGCGAGAAGAGCCAGGAGAAGTCCAAGAACAAGGGAGAACGggccaagaagaagaaggagaAGCGCGAGAAAAGAGCGAAGAAGGCCAGGGAATCCCAGGCGCCTGCGCCACCACAAGCTTCTGTATCCACGCTATCGGATGCGGAGACCAAACCCAGCATTGATGTGCGGACCGCGAGCCCCTTGTCCTCGCCCGCTCTCAACAGAGATGTGGCTTCCACTTCGGCGGCAGTGGCCAGTATTCTGCCCGATGATCAGGCAGCTGCCGCTGGTGTATCCGACTATTTCGATCACAAGGAGCGATCCAAGGAGCGAAAGAAAAACGTGGAGGCAAACAAGACGGACGACAAGCGTAGCAATGCTATGGCCTTGTTAAAAGCCAAGCGTGAGGGCAAGGCCAAAAGAGGTAAGCTTAGATGAGTACTACATAAGGTTATACCATAgggttttaacatttttactcTCCCAACTACCTTGCAGAGGAGGAAGAAGCCAAACGCCTGGCTGAACGAGATCGTGATGACGATAAGGAAGAACTGGAGAGCGTCTCCGGCTGCAAATCGGCCGTGAAACTGAAAGCCTCTGAGATTTATTCAGACGACTCGGGCAGCAGCGATTGGGATGAAGATGAGAAGCCCACGGGCAAGCGGTCGCGCTCCAACAGCAGCAAGGCTTCCAGCGAGTCCGAAGATGACGAAAAGGTTCCCCAGAGACCTGTTTTCATAACCACACGCGAGGATCTAAACAAGCTGCGATTGTCGCGCTACAAAATGGAGCGTTTTGTTAACTTGCCAATCTTTGAGAGCACCGTACTCAACTGCTTtgtgcgaattagcatcgggAACAATGGACAGAAGCCCGTGTATAGGGTGGCAGAGATTGTGGGCGTGGTGGAGACGGGCAAGATCTACAGCCTGGGCACCACGCGTACTAACCGCGGACTGAGACTCAAGCACGGAACACAGGAGCGGGTGTTCCGGCTAGAGTTCATTTCGAACCAGGAGTTCACCGAGAACGAGTTCAACAAGTGGAACGAGGTGTGCCAGCAGTCGCAGGTTCAGATGCCCACAATCGACCTGATCGCAATTAAGCAAAGCGACATCAAGAAGGCGCTGAACTACGAGTTCAAGGACGAGGACGTGGACAAGATCGTCGAAGAGAAGAACCGTTTCCGGAACCGACCCACCAACTATGCGATGAAGAAGACCTGTCTGATGAAGGAGCGCGATGCGGCCATGCTGAGGGGCGACTACGACATTGCCCAGGATCTGGGCCAGCAGATCGACGAGCTGGAGAACCGTGCCTCTGAGCTGGACAAGAGGAGATCGCATACCCTCAATCTTATCTCCTACATAAACGATCGGAACCGGAAGAAAAACGTGGAGGATGCCGAGAAGGCGATTTTAGAGGAGGCTCGGGCCAACAAAGGCCTTAAGATCTCCGATCCCTTCACGCGCCGGATCACTCAGCCGCGCATGGGTTTCAAGGGTGCCAAGAAGGACGACGATGACATGCAGCTGGCACCACTGCCACCGCCGCCCCCGGGTAAAAAGAGGCCCAACGAAGCGGGTACTTCGACTGCAAGCGCTAAGCCCACGGACTCCAAGGATTACAGTCTGTATTCACTGCATGACTTTGACATCGACTTGGATGTGCCGCTACCGGGTAAGATTTCCGTCATTTCCACAgccaaattaattgaaattgtgaattttattttcccttgCAGTTAGTACGAATTCCGTGCCCAAACCGGCCAACAAGCCAGCTGAAACAGTCTCCAAGCGTTCGTTGAATCTGGAGGATTACAAGAAGAAGCGCGGGCTAATCTAGGAAATGTATTGACAAAGCCTCACATGTTAACGTCCTAGATTAGTGTAGTGTCCAAATGACTACAGCAGACATTTGTTAATGCCACGACGACTCGCCCAACTAAAGGAGCAAAAATATGAATGATTTACAGTTACAGTtcataattgtatttttaggtTGACAAAGAATGTTTTGAATTAGATCAGGCATAGCGAAGAATTGTCTATTGTATCAAAATTAAACTCCTccttgtttgtgtttgttcgGTAACACTTTtatgattaaatttttagcGAAATTATACAAGCAGCACAAACAACCGCAGCAGCAATAtcgaacatttaaaattcttatgCAAATAAGGGACTCATTAAGTAATATTTATAGATTGATAAAGCtctattataattttaatagaatttaagttgaaaattgtattacgAAAATAGATTTCCAGCCCAGCCCAATTATTCTCGACGagatgtttaataaattaacaacTAACATAATTTATACAGAATTAGTTTACAGCAAAAACTCAATTGTTTACTCAGGCAAATGGCAAGTGTGAAGGAGGAGATTCCAGGGAGATATATAAAACAGGCTGATTAAATGGGATACGAGCATAGAATGAGCATGTATTCGTTGGTTGTAACCGTTCAATGCTGTACTAGCTTTAGGCGAAATTCATCAATTGTGGCAACAGCATTCATATACTTAATTatacacaaataataataatttataataaagaaaacgactataaaatgtatttgtattgttAACTTAAATGGATTGGGCATAATGTGAAGGCAAACCTGAATATAAAGATAATCATTTTATCGAGCGTTTGACACCTAATGTTTAGTAATAAAGTCTAATTGCTTAACaatttgaaaaagaaaatacaattttcgaaaaaaatatgtctaaatatgttttctaaaatttctCAGTTAAGTTTAGACATTCAGTTAAATTATCAGTATTCATTCTCTTGTTCTTAACGAAGAAACTTTGTTGGCCTGGCGCCTTTTCcaactttaacttaaattaataagtAAACTTTTGGACGCCGTTCTCGACTCAGTCGTTCTCTTGGGTTAGGTTAAGTCCGCGGCATTTCGTTCGTTTTAATTGGTTTGCTGGCTGTTTGTGCAGCTGGCAGACTCCTTTCATGTTCTCAccaaattaattcaattaattcgATGAAATTGTCTTTTAATTGAAAGTGATCGCGTTTCGCGTTGGTTTCGTCAGACagaaaacgtttttaaaagaTCTGCAAATATTAAGAAATGTTTCCGTTCCAAAGAAATCCACATCTTACTCTGCTACAATACAGAATACATAGGatgttaatttgaaataaacttgaatTGATTGTTCTATAATGCACTTCCGCTTGGATATTTTCAAAGTTTGTTCCTTCTTTCTTTTTGGGAACCTGGCAGCCCCGAACATATTGTTCCCAAATGGTGAATACGACTGATCCGATCACAATGATGACGCTGGGATGGGGGGAGCCATTGTGGCACAATGACATTTTATCTCGAAATATGCAACAGCAGCACGTTCTCTGAAGCGGAGAGTGTAATAGATCAGCGGCGGAATCTCGATTCTGAATCCGAAAACTACCGATGCGTGGCCCATGCAAATGCTCTTGCAACGGCATCGGTGTGGGTGCATCCCACAGATACTTATGTATCTAAGCTGCACCgggaaaaaattaatgattgatatacattttatattagcaagccaaatgaaatgaaaaattctCGCAACGAATTTATGTCCCTTAAGAAAGTTGTCAGTAATAAGAGCCCGAGTTTAAATGCTACACCTgcaatgattaaatatttgtatataaa
The sequence above is drawn from the Drosophila gunungcola strain Sukarami chromosome 2R unlocalized genomic scaffold, Dgunungcola_SK_2 000011F, whole genome shotgun sequence genome and encodes:
- the LOC128255406 gene encoding RNA polymerase-associated protein Rtf1, which codes for MGKRRTQSLIDSNSSDSDSESETNLESDLMSLAKKRKKPQTAAKSSSRSDSDSDWANNKAGAPASKKKKRQKASRDSSSSESNWDDDSQDEEPQARQSPAQAAQAEQKPPAEAAKPAQLSEHEEGEVSDSDSDKSKSNSSSSGSDSSSSSSSSSDSEFDDGFDDDLMGDEEDRRRLNGLSEKERETEIYKRIEQREIMRTRWEIERKLKLARRGEKSQEKSKNKGERAKKKKEKREKRAKKARESQAPAPPQASVSTLSDAETKPSIDVRTASPLSSPALNRDVASTSAAVASILPDDQAAAAGVSDYFDHKERSKERKKNVEANKTDDKRSNAMALLKAKREGKAKREEEEAKRLAERDRDDDKEELESVSGCKSAVKLKASEIYSDDSGSSDWDEDEKPTGKRSRSNSSKASSESEDDEKVPQRPVFITTREDLNKLRLSRYKMERFVNLPIFESTVLNCFVRISIGNNGQKPVYRVAEIVGVVETGKIYSLGTTRTNRGLRLKHGTQERVFRLEFISNQEFTENEFNKWNEVCQQSQVQMPTIDLIAIKQSDIKKALNYEFKDEDVDKIVEEKNRFRNRPTNYAMKKTCLMKERDAAMLRGDYDIAQDLGQQIDELENRASELDKRRSHTLNLISYINDRNRKKNVEDAEKAILEEARANKGLKISDPFTRRITQPRMGFKGAKKDDDDMQLAPLPPPPPGKKRPNEAGTSTASAKPTDSKDYSLYSLHDFDIDLDVPLPVSTNSVPKPANKPAETVSKRSLNLEDYKKKRGLI